The genomic DNA CGTATCTGGACAACCACTACCCCGATCTCGAAGGTGACGAGGCTAGACGCGGTGTTTGGCTAGTCGATGTTCCCCTGCAGCAGATCCACAAGCTCCGCAGCAAGCTTAACGACGGCAAGCCCATCTCACCTGATGTTTTTGATGAGTTCGATATCCCGACTGTTGCGAGCTTACTCAAGCTGTACCTGCTCGAACTGCCTGGTGAGTCGATTCTGTACCGACACCTTGACGATCATCTACTGACAATATTACAGACTCCCTCGTCTCATCCCACGTGTATGAGATTGTCAGGACAATATACCAGACCCAGTCGCAAGAGAGCGACGCTGCTCGCGTGTCCGTGCTGCAACAGACCCTATCGCAAATGCGACTGACTAACATCGCAACGCTCGATGCCTGCATGAACCACTTCACCCGCTTAATTGACCTCACCTCGGCTGACGAGGCCTACGTTGCCAGCCTAGCCACGACTATCGCGCCTTGTATTCTTCGCCCTCGTGCTGAAACTTCCCTGACCATGGAAGAGAAGCACGCTTACAGGCTCGTTCGCGATCTGTTTGCCCACAAGGATGCCATCTTCAGCGAACTCAAGCGCATGTCAACGGCGAACCACGGTGGTTCTATCAACCGCCCTCGTGCCATCAGCACCGACGAGAGCAACCGGAGGGCGAACATGGAAGAGCGGAATAGAGCTCTGCTCGAGAAGGCAGCTGGTACCCGCGGTCGTGCGACAAGCCCTGCCCCAAGCCCTCGCGGACACAGACGTGACCGCAGCACGGGTGGCCCCGAAACCCGTTTTCCGATCCAGACGAGCCCGCCCGCGTCGGCAGTTGACCGTCACCGCTCCAGCTTGGGTAGCGTAGTCGGCGCCAAGCGGTCGAGTCTTGAAGTCCCCGGCAGCGAATCCAGCTCGCCAAAagaggcgacgacggcggctgcgACCAATGGTTCAACGGCGCCCGCCGCTGAGGGCGTTGCGGCCAGAATCAAGGCTCTCGAATCTCCCGTCGAAAAGCGCAACAGCTTAGGTCGCAGCAGCGTGCGGTATTCACTGGATCGCCACGTGGCAGCCGCACCAAGCACTGGAACAGAGAGTGGATCGTCGACGCCCCGCGACTCGGGGGCACCCCGCGGAGTGACGCTTGAGGACAAGCCTATGGATGACTGAAGCGTGTTAGCCATGATGATTTTCTGCCCCTATTTCAGGCCTGTGACCTCatttccttttttctttttcttaATGTCTATTTTCTTTCAAAACAAACTTTGAGATTCTCCTTTCTTGTCGTGACGTGTGACGCTAGTAGGACGTACGTGTTAACGGACGACGGACAGGGTTATCGGGAAatcaaaaaaaaagagaaaccATTGGGCTGGCTTGTTGACGCCGACGGAAGAGAACGCGACACGACGGTGATGTTGGGGCGAAGCGATTCCCCTTGGGTATCCTCTTTGTTTGTATCATGTCTGTACGTAAACCCACGAGAAGAatcagagagagagaaagagacgaAAGACCGCCGGAAGGCGAGGAAGTagggggagagaagggaCGAAGACATCCCCCAGACGTCCAACGGCAAGATGACACAAGTGCCGTTGCGTACTGGGTATTCAGTTCAAGATATTTCTCGAAGACGAGATAACAAACCAAAACGTCTTTCAACACATCAGCCTTCAATGCTCCCTGTCGACAATTGCACTGCCGTATGCGCAGAGACGTCGGAGCGTATCACGGTTGGTAGTAGACGACGGGGAGGAAGGGGCGGTAGTCATCTACCCTGGgggttttcttcttctgaTCGCACCGCGCCTCTTTGCATTTTTACATCTATTTTATGCATGCACCTGTTTCCCTGGCCACCACCGCAGCACGCCCGAGACTAGCCGCTATCTCCCGCGATCTCAGCCATCTTTGtcgtcttctttttcttcttctttttgggCACCACCACGGCCGGACCCGCgttctcgacgccgccgccctggccctCGATGGCACTCTCGGGGGGCGGTATCAGCGCTCTGtcctccgcgccgtcgctgttctcggcctcttccgTCATGAGAACGGCAGGAggggcgacctcggccggggccgccttctttttcttcttcttcgtcttgaccgcctccgcgccgtccttgtccttgctCTTCTTGGTCTTTTTCTTGACCACCGTGcccgcgacgtcgacgccctgggCGACTTGGATTCGCTCGTTGGCACGCTGCATCTCGAGCCGCAACCGTTCTACCTCCTTCATCGCCCGCGCCATCTCCGCCTCCtcgcgctgctgccgctcgTAGTCGAAGGGCGCGTTGGACGAGCccgcgtcgtcctcgaggctgAGGGACCCGAGCGTCGACGAGTCCACCTGCAGGAGCCCCTGACGCAGCTTCTTGGCGCGCGACTTGGTGAAACTGTCCGAGTTGTTCTCCGACTCGTAGTtgcgcggcgtcgagacCCCGCTGCCGACGAGTGTCTCGTccgcggcgatgacgacccTTTGCTTCGGCCGCGGCTGTGGCCGGTGGATGGGAGAGGCGGGTCCGGGCGCCGAGCTGCCCAACTTGTCGAGATCCAACTGCATTATCGGTATGGAGTCTATGTCAAGATCCGGGCCATTCTCCTTCTGGAGGATGTTGTGGATCGGTGTCGAAGTCCTGGGCGCAGGGACGGGAGCACCGATGTAGAATGGGTCGTCTCGGTTCCGTTCATTCCGCTCGGCTTTCCTCCTCGCCACGATGTCGGCATCGAGGTAGCTGTCTTCGGTTGCCTGCTGGTAGGAGCTGACAACCTCTTCTGCCGGGGCATCGGCAATCCTGTTGATCGCCGGTTCGGCCGAGGATATGCTTGTAGGCGCCGGACGTTGATGGTAGTAGACCTCAAAATCGTCCCCCTCGGTGGCCTCCATTGGAATGATGTCCGCCCGAGCAAGAAGATGAGCCAGGTTCGGGTGGATGGGCTCGTCCAAGTCCAGGCCTTCAGGCATGGGCACGTTTCGCTGTGCCCCCAGAGCGACAGAGTTGAGTTCCCATCCTTGGAACAGTGATGGAATGGCCTGGGTGAGCAGCAGCGGGGGATCCTGATGCGTTTCGTCAGACGACGATGCTTGGCCCGAGGCCGCCTCGGCAGTGAGCTTCAGAAGCTCGATGAACTCTACAGATCTCTCCTGGACCTCGAGGTTGGGGTGAAGAGCAAGCGGCTCGAGGGTATGGATGATGCGTGCCAGAAGCAACGTGATCTTTGTCTTCCATTCCGGGGTCCATGGCTGGTCTTCATTGCCCGCTATGTAGGCGAAGATCTTCGTGACCCCCTGCAGACTGGTGGTAAGAATATCCGGTATTTGTGTTCGAGACAGTATTCTCAATAGGTTACCCAGCGTATCTTCCGGGAATGCCAGTTGGGTAGCGTATTCCCCCACCAGCCAAGACGTCGATTTAAGCGACGCCGATGAGAGTGCATGACCTGTAGGAGTATCGGTGTTCATTTGCTGGATGATGAGGTCGGCAGCTCGGACGGCCGCGCCTCGTAGCGCGTGTACTTTGACAGCAACGTTCCTTAACTCGTCTCCGATCCTTCCGGACACGTCTCCTGCGGTCGACTTGCCGGAGGCGGCAACTGAGTCGAGTTCCGTCTCAACCGACCTTGGTATGGGCGCCATGCGAACGAGCTGGATGAGGACATCGATGTACCAATCAAAGTCTACTAGGCTGCTGTAGTTGTTCTGCGAGCACATTGTCAGGATCCTCCCAATCACGTCGCTTCTGTAGTCGTCGGGTAGCGGAGGCTCTTCTTGCTCTTTCGATGGCGAGTGAATCTCGAtctccgcctcctcgtccgagtccaTCCCAGTGTCCGGCCCCAGAGGCGCTCCCGGTCTGTCCCTCTTAGGCGTAGATGACTTGAGCTGCTTCATCAGACGGCCCACAATGGACACCAGGTTGTCACTGCTGACCATACCCTGGACAAGATCCAATGCCTTGATGCGAATGGTAATATCAGGGCTGTCGATACACTCCAGGATGACGTCCTCTTGTTGCGCTACAAGGAAGGGATGCGTCACGACAATCTTGTTGAAGGCAAGCAATGCGACGTATTTCACTGGTCAAGTCAGCTTTCGAGATTGATAAGCGTAAGAGATATACTCACAGTTCGGGTCGCCGTCCACCATGATCATGCCTCTGAGCTTATTCACGCAAAGAGTCGCAATCTCCTCTCTGCCCGAGATGTCGTCCGCGCTACCCAGAATACCGCCCTGGATGATGCCATTGATGCATTCGTACAATAACGACATGGCAGGCGTTGTTCGGATCAGCTCGGTCAGGGGTGGCAGTAACTTGCGCACGAGACGCGGCTCTAACGGCGTCAAAGTCGCAAACTGGACGTGGAGTCAGCAAACTCCCCTCAGCAATACTGCTCCCTCGCAGAACATACCAGCTTGATCAGCTTGATGGCCATCCAGTTGTTACCTCCGTCCACAAGCAGCTCAAACAACCTGGGCGCCAACGGCAGAAAGTCGTGCGGTCTCCTCCATCCGAGCTCGCAGACCACGTTAACGATGGCTGCCGTGACGCTcgggtcctcgtccttgtccaTCAAGCgctccttgatcttgggcCATGCCGCCCTCAGCGTCTCGGGGTACACCAGGGCCAGGCGGTACAACGTCACGATGGTCTTCTTGCGAATGGCTGGGTTCGAGTGGCCGAGACGGGGCAGGAGGTCGGAGAGGGTCGAGAGGGCGAGGGACGGGGTGATGATGTGCGGCAGCGTGGACATTGGTAGGGAGATGGTGGTCGCTTGCGTCGATGAGAGGTCCTGGAAGCGGCGTTGTGTTAAAATCGGCCTCGTGCAAGTCCGTTTTAGCCAGCGTGTGGAGAAACATTACCTTCTTCAATAAATTCGTCGCCAGCATGAGCACTTCGGTATCGGGTCGGAAGCTCTGCACGGCGGCCAGGTATCCCACCCTCTTCTGGTGGTACTTTTGCGACGACATGACCTCAAGTACGTGGAACGACGCCCATGACATGTCATGCCCAACCATCTCCAGGTACACCAGCTTCAGCAGCGCTGTCGCCTTGACGTCTAGTGGGAAGTCAGAATACCGCTCCCTTTAAGTACAGCCCACCCATGCACCACTCGCGTGGGAGATCTCACCCATATCTTGTCCGCGAACCTCTGCGCGGCATTCTTTCAAGCTGTTCTGTATGTACTCGCGTTCGTTGCCCTTGTGGTTTCGCAGGCCTCTGATGAGGTCGTAGAGGGATTTCTCGAACCTGGCACGCATAGTATAGCATGTCAGCGCATGTACTTCATCTTCGTAGCCCCCATGGTATCCACCCGTCATTTGCGCCGTCATTTTTCCGGACACCTACATCTTGAAGATCACAGAAGCCCCACGCAAGGGGGTGGAAGCCTAGATAGGGCAGTTGTCGAGGCGTGGTCGTCTACCGtgatggggggaggggaggaatTCCGGGGAACTAGGTCAGGTACACAAAGGCGTCCGGAGTCTATGGCGCATTTTGGACCAAGACGTTCCTTCGGTAAGTTTCGTCGTGGGCTCCGGGAGCTCGAATTCGAGGGGAAGAGCTTGGCTTGGGTTTCGTGGACGTCCAAGGGATATCGGAGTCGGGGGACGTACAAGGGACAGAACGGTGATGCGGGCTTGCTGTGGCTTGCCAACTTGGCTTGTGGAGAGCTGCCCTGTTGCTCTATAATCCAACCCCACCAAATGATGTTGCGCCGAAGGATGGCAGCGGACACAGTGTGTATTTTTCGACGCCATAGTCCGAGCACTGTACGGCGTCTAGCTTTCCAGCAGCCAGCCCACTAAACACTGGCGGTTGCAATCGACATTGCGTCGGCCTAGCCCGcggcatcttcttcttcctcttttcctAGGGACAAACTTGTCAAAACAGCGTAGCAAGACTCCGCTAGAGTCCTTGTACAGTACTCTTGTTTTATTTTTCTTAATAGACTGTCTCTTGTTTTCTAGAAGCATTGTACAAGTACGACTACTAGCATGTCTCGCTGACATCCGCGGACCTTTCCACACTCCCCGAAACCGCATCGCGAATCAATCTCAAAATCTCAACAATCACCACACCCTCACGCCCAAAAAGCACCGCGATTCCATCTCAGACCGCAATGGCGACCGCTCgacccctcctccgcctctcctcccccctccgaACTCTTCCTATCCAGCAGGCGCCCATAACCATCGCTCAACAACAACTGCGACGGCACTTCTTCAGCCTCCCCAacctctcctcctcggccgaaACCCAGACCCTCACGGCCTCCCGGACGATGCCCTATCCCTCCGCCCAGCTCTACGACGTTAtctccgacgtcgacgcctaCGACACATTTGTTCCCTATTGCGCCCAGTCCCGCGTCACGCAATGGACGTCCCCGGACGCCtccggccgccgctggcCCGCCCAGGCCGACCTGCGCGTTGGCTGGGGAGGCTTTGAGGAGACTTTTACCAGCAGGCTGCACTGCGTGCCCGGGAAGAGCGTGGAGGCCGtcagcggcgccgacgtcgagggctCGAGCCCGGGCAACggcggggaagggggc from Colletotrichum higginsianum IMI 349063 chromosome 3, whole genome shotgun sequence includes the following:
- a CDS encoding Polyketide cyclase/dehydrase and lipid transporter, whose protein sequence is MATARPLLRLSSPLRTLPIQQAPITIAQQQLRRHFFSLPNLSSSAETQTLTASRTMPYPSAQLYDVISDVDAYDTFVPYCAQSRVTQWTSPDASGRRWPAQADLRVGWGGFEETFTSRLHCVPGKSVEAVSGADVEGSSPGNGGEGGAVFRSLVTKWQLRPLPSGTGTEVDLVIRFQFANPLYSAVSAAVSDKVAGVMIQAFEKRVKALLGVSRL
- a CDS encoding AP-3 complex subunit delta gives rise to the protein MTAQMTGGYHGGYEDEVHALTCYTMRARFEKSLYDLIRGLRNHKGNEREYIQNSLKECRAEVRGQDMDVKATALLKLVYLEMVGHDMSWASFHVLEVMSSQKYHQKRVGYLAAVQSFRPDTEVLMLATNLLKKDLSSTQATTISLPMSTLPHIITPSLALSTLSDLLPRLGHSNPAIRKKTIVTLYRLALVYPETLRAAWPKIKERLMDKDEDPSVTAAIVNVVCELGWRRPHDFLPLAPRLFELLVDGGNNWMAIKLIKLFATLTPLEPRLVRKLLPPLTELIRTTPAMSLLYECINGIIQGGILGSADDISGREEIATLCVNKLRGMIMVDGDPNLKYVALLAFNKIVVTHPFLVAQQEDVILECIDSPDITIRIKALDLGMVSSDNLVSIVGRLMKQLKSSTPKRDRPGAPLGPDTGMDSDEEAEIEIHSPSKEQEEPPLPDDYRSDVIGRILTMCSQNNYSSLVDFDWYIDVLIQLVRMAPIPRSVETELDSVAASGKSTAGDVSGRIGDELRNVAVKVHALRGAAVRAADLIIQQMNTDTPTGHALSSASLKSTSWLVGEYATQLAFPEDTLGNLLRILSRTQIPDILTTSLQGVTKIFAYIAGNEDQPWTPEWKTKITLLLARIIHTLEPLALHPNLEVQERSVEFIELLKLTAEAASGQASSSDETHQDPPLLLTQAIPSLFQGWELNSVALGAQRNVPMPEGLDLDEPIHPNLAHLLARADIIPMEATEGDDFEVYYHQRPAPTSISSAEPAINRIADAPAEEVVSSYQQATEDSYLDADIVARRKAERNERNRDDPFYIGAPVPAPRTSTPIHNILQKENGPDLDIDSIPIMQLDLDKLGSSAPGPASPIHRPQPRPKQRVVIAADETLVGSGVSTPRNYESENNSDSFTKSRAKKLRQGLLQVDSSTLGSLSLEDDAGSSNAPFDYERQQREEAEMARAMKEVERLRLEMQRANERIQVAQGVDVAGTVVKKKTKKSKDKDGAEAVKTKKKKKKAAPAEVAPPAVLMTEEAENSDGAEDRALIPPPESAIEGQGGGVENAGPAVVVPKKKKKKKTTKMAEIAGDSG